In one Bactrocera tryoni isolate S06 chromosome 5, CSIRO_BtryS06_freeze2, whole genome shotgun sequence genomic region, the following are encoded:
- the LOC120776823 gene encoding cell cycle checkpoint control protein RAD9A produces the protein MKSTLDGGNTKVFAKAVQSLSKFGGDLFIEANIGGMQLRTLNPTKSAVGTYRFSRSFFDCYEVDQNEESFCKLDMRACLTVFRNTKQVERCDMALLNDRTKFQIQLKCQHETLKNTFISVDDEENITAEMAPENNCNTICGSHKIFTEISNNFNPAEEEITLEAQEKKVNVKNYVEGSRVNEKFMRSQLQLNADEFEKYKIEKETCITFCLKELRAFLMFAEALNESLCLQFDGAGSPVFVGISHRDEISCILIMSTLSPEEVSFYDNCQESEVQECTTSKASQKRKLKTSKVPHQSKNIRRVMDQKCIAEDTTLSNSSSLFGFVNNSSARNYPSSVAVPRNLNTSVSTSSFDEISLLTPTLSGEINRMHMFDKNVDPVVSKVVHNGDNDDCIPESPKREGRTNLRSIFSRCFQSTYVPVEPSTSGQIFALDSDTE, from the exons ATGAAAAGTACCTTAGATGGCGGAAATACAAAAG TTTTTGCTAAAGCAGTGCAATCACTTTCAAAGTTCGGAGGCGACTTATTCATTGAAGCTAATATTGGTGGAATGCAGCTTCGCACTCTGAATCCAACTAAATCTGCTGTTGGAACATATCGTTTTAGCAGAAGCTTCTTCGATTGTTACGAGGTCGAccaaaatgaagaaagtttttGTAAACTTGATATGAGGGCTTGTCTCACCgtgtttagaaatacaaaacag GTTGAACGGTGTGATATGGCTCTCTTAAACGACAGAACAAAGTTTCAGATACAATTAAAATGCCAACATGAAACTTTGAAGAATACGTTTATTTCAGTTGATGACGAAGAAAATATTACCGCAGAAATGGCACCAGAAAACAACTGCAACAC taTTTGTGGTTCACATAAAATATTCACTGAAATATCCAATAACTTTAATCCAGCGGAAGAAGAAATTACTTTGGAAGCACAAGAGAAGAAAGTAAATGTTAAGAACTATGTTGAAGGATCGAgagttaatgaaaaatttatgagGTCTCAATTGCAATTGaa CGCCGATGAGTTCGAAAAgtacaaaattgaaaaagaaacgTGTATAACATTTTGTTTAAAAGAGTTAAGAGCGTTTCTTATGTTTGCTGAGGCCTTAAATGAAAGCTTGTGTTTGCAATTCGATGGAGCCGGAAG tcCAGTTTTTGTGGGTATATCCCATAGAGATGAAATTAGTTGCATACTTATCATGTCTACCTTATCACCAGAAGAGGTAAGTTTTTATGACAATTGTCAAGAAAGTGAAGTCCAAGAATGCACAACTTCAAAAGCAAGCCAAAAGCGGAAGTTAAAAACATCGAAGGTACCTCATCAATCTAAAAACATTAGAAGAGTTATGGACCAGAAGTGCATTGCTGAGGATACGACCCTCAGCAATAGTTCATCATTATTTGGATTTGTAAACAATAGTAGTGCACGGAATTACCCGTCGTCTGTTGCTGTCCCTCGTAATCTTAATACATCTGTCTCGACATCTAGCTTCGATGAGATTAGTCTTTTAACGCCAACATTATCTGGAGAAATAAACCGAATGCACATGTTTGATAAGAATGTTGATCCCGTTGTCAGCAAAGTTGTACATAACGGAGATAACGACGATTGCATTCCTGAATCACCAAAGCGCGAAGGGAGAACTAATTTGCGATCTATATTTTCTCGTTGTTTTCAATCAACATATGTGCCAGTGGAACCTTCAACGAGTGGACAAATATTTGCACTTGATTCGGAcacagaataa